A region of the Gemmatimonadales bacterium genome:
TAGAGCCAGTCCGCCGTCAGCTTGCGGCTGAGGGCAATGAAGAAGGGCGCGCCCAGTCCCTTCAAGGCGAGGTTCAGCACCGTCGCCAGGGAGGCCGCCCCGGTGACCACCACCAGCGCCTGGCCGACTCCCGATGGCACCGGGAGCACCCAGCCGGTCCAATCCCGATGAGTGGTTATCGCTCGAACGATGGGAACGCCGAAGGTGAGGCCCAGAGCAACGTGCATGAACGTCGTCGTCCAGACGGCGGATCCGGTCGTCTGGTGTCGGTCGAGGAACCTCCTCCCGAGCCAGACGAGGGGGTAGGTCAACACTACCCCAAGCACGATCACGGAGAGGTTGAGCACGCTCGAGAGTCGTGCGTCGGCAGCCAGCGAAAAGACGACGCAGATGAGGGCCAGGAGGGCAGCTCGGACCAGAAACTCAGCCACGTGTTTCATCTCCACCTTCTCTGCCGGTGCGACGCAGCCCACCGGATGGCGATTCGGCCGCCGCGAGCGACCACCACGACGACGGGCGTGGCGGGAGCGTGTGGGAATCGAACCCACCAGGGTCTGCTCAGCAGGCCCCAGCTGGTTTTGAAGACCAGTCCGTTCACCGGAACGGCCCCGCCCCCGCGCCATTTTCTCGGGCCCGGCTGCCCAAGTGTCCACGAAGTGTCTACGAAGGTCAAGGCCGAACCCCCGCGGCCTCGTGGAACCGGGCCAGCTTGGCCACGCCCTCCGACAAATCCCGCTCGCTCACGATGTCGTACCTGTCGAAAATGTCGCGCGTCTTATGGCCACTCAGTTTCATGGCGACGTGCTCCGGGATACCCGCCCGCACCATGTTGCGCACGGCGCTCCGGCGGAAATCATGCGGCAC
Encoded here:
- a CDS encoding methyltransferase, whose product is MAEFLVRAALLALICVVFSLAADARLSSVLNLSVIVLGVVLTYPLVWLGRRFLDRHQTTGSAVWTTTFMHVALGLTFGVPIVRAITTHRDWTGWVLPVPSGVGQALVVVTGAASLATVLNLALKGLGAPFFIALSRKLTADWLYAWTRNPMVLAALAFFVSLGIWFQSALFVLWVLVLFAPALLFFVKVFEERELELRFGASYLKYKSRTPMLLPKRPRG